The DNA segment TGGCCCCACTGGGAGCCGAGGTCGGGCAGGACATCGGCGGTCCAGGCGTCGTCCAGTCCCTGATGGTCGCCGGCCGCCCAGGACCCGACGATCTTGTCCCAGCCGCGCACGTTCATCGACCGGTGTTCCACCACACGCTGGAGCGGGCGCGCCACGCCGGACTGGTCGAGAGGGTGGATTTCCACCCGGGTGCCGCGGCCCTCACGGTTGAGGCGGGCGGTGAGGTGGCGGGCGACGTTGCGGCGCCGCACCGCCCTGTATGCGGCGTCGATGCGTTCCAGGTTGGCCTTCGACGGACGGCGTCTGTCCTCCAGCCATGCCTTCAGTGTCCGGTCGCTCACGGTCAGTCCGGCGTCTTTGGCGGCCTGCCAGGTCCTGTCCGATGTCGTCAGGTAGTGCAGGCGTGCCATCAGGCCCCGTTTGGCGGTCACCGGGGTGGCGATGTGGCCGGCGAGTCGGTCGAGCTGGCGGGCGACGGCGTCGCTGCCTCTGATGCCCCGGGCTCCGAATTTCCCGAAGTCGATGTTCTTCTCCGGCATTTACTGCTCCTGCCCCGTGTCGGCGTCGGTGCCGGTTCCTGCGGTGTAAGTGTCCTTGACCTTGACCTCGGTAACCGA comes from the Streptomyces sp. NBC_00820 genome and includes:
- a CDS encoding transcriptional regulator gives rise to the protein MPEKNIDFGKFGARGIRGSDAVARQLDRLAGHIATPVTAKRGLMARLHYLTTSDRTWQAAKDAGLTVSDRTLKAWLEDRRRPSKANLERIDAAYRAVRRRNVARHLTARLNREGRGTRVEIHPLDQSGVARPLQRVVEHRSMNVRGWDKIVGSWAAGDHQGLDDAWTADVLPDLGSQWGQYEYVKNIGFAA